In one Pseudomonas fitomaticsae genomic region, the following are encoded:
- a CDS encoding PAS domain-containing hybrid sensor histidine kinase/response regulator gives MNAVPNTNDAQALIARTDWSRSPLGASGTWPQSLRTAVDIVIHSPMPMLLLWGPQLTQIYNDGFALLAGSKHPHAFGQPAHQIWPELRDFTDPIYSAVLQGQVRTYSERRFTLQRDGQDSDFWLDLTYSPIRDESAQVAGILVTAIETNERRRIALELQQRSEDSLKAQRESEERLQLALAATDAVGTWDWDIGEDRFIADAHFAQLHGVDPALAGQLPISEYLHGVHPEDRALIARSIKHCITHGTEYAEEYRLLQANGELRWVFARGRCYKDHHGRPMRFLGAALDLTERKHTEQALRQSQTELQLIINAMPILISYVDHEERFRLNNAAYLDWYGLTPQELYGRTIREVIGEEAYFLRAPYIAEALAGRPCSFSLYTPHRDGSQRHALMNYLPRHGADGAVNGFYIFVIDETERKKTEEALRNLNETLEERVSARTEQLAQANQRLQNEMFERERAEDALRHAQKMEAVGQLTGGIAHDFNNMLTGIIGSLDLMQRYIASGRADEIGRFTDAAVSSANRAAALTHRLLAFSRRQSLDRKTLDVNELIHSLEDLIRRTKGDPIELKLRLADNLWSVSTDVSQLENALLNLVINARDAMPDGGELLIETANVYLDGNDITTLEPVKAGDYLMLAVSDNGTGMTPSVRSKAFDPFFTTKPIGQGTGLGLSMIYGFAQQSGGHVSLDSLPGQGTCVRLYLPRLYALEPERPVIETVTEAPAVATGETVVVVEDDPAVRMLVMDLLKELGYRAHEAEDAKGALPLLESDLRVDLLVTDVGLPGMNGRQMAEIARQHRPGLKVLFMTGYAQKAAERQGFLEDGMDMVAKPFSIEQLAGKIRTMISQNP, from the coding sequence ATGAACGCTGTACCGAACACCAACGACGCCCAGGCATTGATTGCCCGCACCGACTGGAGTCGCAGCCCGCTGGGCGCCTCCGGCACCTGGCCACAGAGCCTGCGCACCGCGGTGGACATCGTGATTCACTCGCCGATGCCGATGCTGCTGTTGTGGGGCCCGCAGCTCACCCAGATCTACAACGACGGCTTCGCGCTGCTCGCAGGGAGCAAGCATCCGCACGCTTTCGGACAACCGGCGCACCAGATATGGCCGGAACTTCGAGACTTTACCGACCCGATTTACAGCGCGGTCCTACAAGGCCAGGTGCGAACCTACAGCGAACGGCGCTTCACCCTGCAACGGGACGGCCAGGATTCCGACTTCTGGCTGGACCTGACCTACAGCCCGATCCGCGACGAAAGCGCGCAAGTGGCGGGCATTCTGGTCACCGCCATCGAAACCAACGAACGCCGGCGCATCGCCCTGGAACTGCAGCAGCGCTCCGAAGACAGCCTCAAGGCCCAGCGCGAAAGCGAAGAACGCCTGCAACTGGCGCTGGCAGCCACCGATGCGGTCGGCACCTGGGATTGGGACATCGGCGAAGACCGCTTCATCGCCGATGCGCATTTCGCCCAGTTGCACGGTGTCGATCCGGCCCTGGCCGGTCAGCTGCCGATCAGCGAATACCTGCACGGCGTGCACCCCGAAGACCGCGCGCTGATTGCCCGCAGCATCAAGCACTGCATCACCCACGGCACCGAATACGCCGAGGAATACCGCCTGCTGCAAGCCAATGGCGAGCTGCGCTGGGTGTTTGCCCGCGGGCGCTGCTACAAGGACCATCATGGCCGGCCGATGCGCTTTCTCGGTGCCGCGCTGGACCTGACCGAGCGCAAGCACACGGAGCAGGCACTGCGTCAAAGTCAGACCGAGCTGCAACTGATCATCAACGCCATGCCGATCCTGATCAGCTATGTCGACCATGAGGAACGCTTTCGCCTGAACAACGCCGCGTACCTCGACTGGTACGGGCTCACGCCGCAAGAGCTGTACGGTCGCACGATCCGCGAGGTCATCGGAGAAGAGGCCTATTTCCTGCGGGCGCCTTACATTGCCGAAGCCCTGGCCGGCCGCCCCTGCTCGTTCAGCCTGTACACGCCACACCGCGACGGCAGCCAGAGGCATGCCTTGATGAACTACTTGCCGCGCCACGGCGCGGACGGTGCGGTGAACGGTTTCTACATCTTCGTGATCGACGAGACCGAACGCAAAAAGACCGAAGAAGCTCTGCGCAACCTCAATGAAACCCTTGAGGAACGTGTCAGTGCGCGCACCGAACAACTGGCCCAGGCCAACCAGCGTTTGCAGAATGAGATGTTCGAACGCGAGCGCGCCGAGGACGCCCTGCGCCACGCGCAAAAAATGGAAGCGGTCGGCCAGCTCACCGGCGGCATCGCCCATGACTTCAACAACATGCTGACCGGCATCATCGGCAGCCTCGACCTGATGCAGCGCTACATCGCCAGTGGCCGCGCCGATGAAATCGGCCGCTTTACCGACGCGGCGGTGTCCTCGGCCAACCGCGCGGCGGCGCTGACCCATCGTCTGCTGGCGTTCTCCCGGCGCCAGTCGCTGGATCGCAAGACCCTCGACGTCAACGAGCTGATCCACTCGCTGGAAGACCTGATTCGCCGCACCAAGGGTGATCCGATCGAGCTCAAGTTGCGCCTTGCCGACAACCTATGGTCGGTCAGCACCGATGTCAGCCAACTGGAAAACGCCCTGCTCAACCTCGTGATCAACGCCCGCGACGCCATGCCGGACGGCGGTGAACTGCTGATCGAAACCGCCAACGTCTACCTCGACGGCAACGACATCACCACCCTCGAACCGGTCAAGGCCGGAGACTATCTGATGCTCGCGGTGAGCGACAACGGTACCGGCATGACGCCTTCGGTACGTTCGAAGGCGTTCGATCCGTTCTTTACCACCAAACCGATTGGCCAGGGCACTGGACTCGGGTTGTCGATGATTTATGGCTTTGCCCAACAATCGGGCGGGCACGTCAGCCTCGACAGCCTGCCGGGTCAGGGCACCTGCGTGCGCCTGTACTTGCCGCGTTTGTATGCACTGGAACCGGAGCGGCCGGTCATCGAAACGGTCACCGAGGCCCCCGCTGTCGCCACCGGCGAAACCGTGGTGGTGGTCGAGGACGATCCGGCGGTGCGCATGCTGGTCATGGACCTGCTCAAGGAGCTGGGTTATCGCGCCCATGAAGCCGAGGACGCCAAGGGCGCCCTGCCATTGCTCGAATCGGATCTGCGGGTTGACCTGCTGGTGACCGACGTCGGCCTGCCGGGCATGAACGGTCGGCAAATGGCGGAGATCGCCCGCCAGCACCGTCCGGGGCTCAAAGTGTTGTTCATGACCGGTTACGCGCAGAAAGCCGCCGAGCGTCAGGGCTTCCTCGAGGACGGCATGGACATGGTCGCCAAGCCGTTTTCCATCGAACAGCTGGCCGGCAAGATCCGCACGATGATCAGCCAAAACCCGTGA
- a CDS encoding IclR family transcriptional regulator: MTEDTIKRRARGLDRAFDILDFLKEIGQPLRPNDIANGIGSPKSTVYELVASLLERRILEPVGKDGHVYLGRQLYFLGQAHLRHFDLSREADHALQEIVSQTRETAQMCLLNGRKYTVALMKEGERHFRISSDIGENAPIPWTASGRLLLAHLSDQQISDLIDPDDFILPGGERLPMETFLAEIRQAGIDGFFSFDSVADTFTHCFAAPVKDPQGVAICTLCIVAPRADAKTNYNDYRRVLIESANSLARRINE; this comes from the coding sequence ATGACCGAAGATACCATCAAGCGCCGGGCACGCGGTCTGGACCGGGCGTTCGATATCCTCGATTTCCTCAAGGAGATCGGCCAGCCCCTGCGCCCGAACGACATCGCCAACGGCATCGGCAGCCCGAAATCCACGGTCTACGAACTGGTGGCCTCGTTGCTCGAACGGCGAATTCTGGAGCCGGTGGGCAAGGACGGTCATGTCTACCTCGGTCGTCAGCTGTACTTCCTCGGCCAGGCGCACTTGCGGCATTTCGACCTCAGTCGCGAGGCCGATCACGCCTTGCAGGAGATCGTCAGCCAGACCCGGGAAACCGCGCAGATGTGCCTGCTCAACGGGCGCAAATACACGGTGGCGCTGATGAAGGAGGGCGAGCGGCATTTCCGCATTTCTTCCGATATCGGCGAGAACGCGCCGATCCCGTGGACCGCGTCCGGGCGCCTGCTGCTGGCGCACTTGAGTGACCAGCAGATCAGCGACCTGATCGACCCCGACGACTTCATTTTGCCAGGTGGCGAACGCCTGCCGATGGAGACGTTTCTGGCGGAAATCCGTCAGGCCGGCATCGACGGCTTCTTCTCCTTCGACAGCGTCGCCGACACCTTCACCCATTGCTTCGCCGCCCCGGTCAAAGACCCTCAGGGCGTTGCCATCTGCACCCTGTGCATCGTCGCCCCGCGCGCCGATGCCAAGACCAATTACAACGACTATCGCCGGGTCTTGATCGAGAGCGCCAACAGCCTCGCCCGGCGAATCAACGAATAA
- a CDS encoding RidA family protein produces MSITRYGTGSTAAGGQPRPFARAVEADGWLHVSGQVPAVDGEIIVGGIVEQTHQTMKNLIAILEEAGYGLEDVVRAGVWLDDPRDFSSFNKVFGEYFKPEHAPARACVQASMMVDCKVEIDCIAYKKKA; encoded by the coding sequence ATGAGCATTACTCGTTACGGCACCGGCAGCACCGCCGCTGGCGGCCAGCCTCGTCCATTCGCCCGCGCCGTTGAAGCCGATGGCTGGCTGCACGTTTCCGGGCAGGTGCCGGCGGTGGATGGCGAGATCATTGTGGGCGGCATCGTCGAGCAGACGCACCAGACCATGAAGAACCTGATCGCGATTCTCGAAGAGGCCGGTTATGGCCTGGAAGACGTGGTACGCGCCGGCGTGTGGCTGGACGATCCGCGGGATTTCAGCAGTTTCAACAAGGTCTTCGGCGAGTACTTCAAGCCCGAACACGCACCGGCCCGGGCCTGCGTGCAGGCGAGCATGATGGTCGACTGCAAGGTCGAGATCGACTGCATTGCGTACAAGAAGAAGGCTTGA
- a CDS encoding amino acid ABC transporter permease: MYESPSWLHELWIAREALWQGFLTSVQVSALAILFGTFIGVFAGLVLTYGKFWMRAPFRFYVDLIRGTPVFVLVLACFYMAPALGWQISAFQAGALGLTLFCGSHVAEIVRGALQALPRGQMEAGKAIGLTFYQSLGYVLLPQALRQILPTWVNSSTEIVKASTLLSVIGVAELLLSTQQIIARTFMTLEFYLFAGFLFFVINYGIELLGRHIEKRVALP; the protein is encoded by the coding sequence ATGTACGAATCCCCCAGTTGGTTGCATGAGTTGTGGATTGCCCGCGAAGCCTTGTGGCAAGGCTTTCTGACCAGCGTGCAGGTGTCGGCGCTGGCGATTCTGTTCGGCACGTTTATCGGCGTATTCGCCGGTCTGGTGCTGACTTACGGCAAGTTCTGGATGCGCGCGCCGTTCCGCTTTTATGTCGATCTGATTCGCGGCACGCCGGTGTTCGTGCTGGTGCTGGCGTGCTTTTACATGGCGCCGGCGCTCGGTTGGCAGATCAGTGCGTTTCAGGCCGGTGCACTCGGGCTGACGCTGTTTTGCGGCTCCCACGTGGCCGAGATCGTGCGCGGTGCGTTGCAAGCGTTGCCACGCGGACAGATGGAAGCCGGCAAGGCCATCGGCCTGACGTTCTATCAGTCCCTCGGTTACGTGCTGTTGCCTCAGGCGCTGCGGCAGATCCTGCCGACCTGGGTCAACTCGTCCACGGAAATCGTCAAGGCCTCGACCTTGCTGTCGGTGATCGGCGTGGCTGAGCTGTTGCTCAGCACCCAGCAGATCATCGCGCGGACGTTCATGACCCTGGAGTTTTACCTGTTCGCCGGTTTTCTGTTCTTCGTCATCAACTACGGCATCGAATTACTCGGCCGGCACATTGAAAAGCGGGTGGCCCTGCCATGA
- a CDS encoding amino acid ABC transporter ATP-binding protein, producing MNQAQVSNVKNGQPLLDIRGLHKQYGAVEVLKGVDLSMQRGNVVTLIGSSGSGKTTLLRCVNMLEEFQGGQILLDGESIGYDELNGKRVRHPEKIIARHRAMTGMAFQQFNLFPHLTALQNVTLGLLKVKKMHKDEAVVLAEKWLERVGLLERRNHFPGQLSGGQQQRVAIARAIAMNPSLMLFDEVTSALDPELVGEVLNVIKGLAEDGMTMLLVTHEMRFAFEVSDKIVFMNQGRIEEQGPPKELFERPRSPRLAEFLKSTRF from the coding sequence ATGAATCAAGCTCAAGTTTCCAACGTCAAGAACGGTCAGCCCCTGCTGGACATCCGTGGCCTGCACAAACAATACGGCGCGGTCGAAGTGCTCAAGGGCGTCGACCTGAGCATGCAGCGCGGCAACGTGGTGACACTGATCGGCTCCAGCGGCTCGGGCAAGACCACGCTGTTGCGTTGCGTGAACATGCTGGAGGAATTCCAGGGCGGGCAGATCCTGCTCGACGGCGAATCCATCGGCTATGACGAACTCAACGGCAAGCGCGTGCGTCACCCGGAAAAAATCATCGCGCGCCATCGGGCGATGACCGGCATGGCGTTCCAGCAATTCAACCTGTTCCCGCACCTCACCGCGCTGCAGAACGTCACGCTCGGCTTGCTGAAAGTCAAAAAGATGCACAAGGACGAAGCCGTGGTCCTGGCCGAGAAATGGCTGGAACGGGTCGGCCTGCTGGAGCGGCGCAATCACTTTCCCGGCCAGTTGTCCGGCGGTCAGCAGCAGCGCGTGGCGATTGCCCGGGCGATTGCGATGAACCCGAGCCTGATGCTGTTCGACGAAGTCACCTCGGCCCTCGACCCGGAACTGGTCGGCGAAGTGCTGAACGTGATCAAGGGCCTGGCCGAGGATGGCATGACCATGTTGCTGGTGACCCACGAAATGCGTTTTGCGTTCGAGGTCTCGGACAAGATCGTTTTCATGAATCAGGGGCGCATCGAAGAGCAGGGGCCTCCCAAGGAACTGTTCGAGCGCCCTCGATCGCCGCGGCTGGCGGAATTTCTCAAAAGCACGCGGTTCTGA
- a CDS encoding amino acid ABC transporter permease, whose protein sequence is MNYQLNFAAVWRDFDTLLAGLGLGLELALVSIAIGCVIGLLMAFALLSRHRALRVLASVYVTVIRNTPILVLILLIYFALPSLGIRLDKIPSFIITLSLYAGAYLTEVFRGGLLSIPKGQREAGLAIGLGEWQVKAYVTVPVMLRNVLPALSNNFISLFKDTSLAAAIAVPELTYYARKINVESYRVIETWLVTTALYVAACYLIAMLLRYLEQRLAIRR, encoded by the coding sequence ATGAACTATCAGTTGAACTTTGCCGCCGTGTGGCGCGATTTCGACACCTTGCTGGCGGGGCTCGGTCTGGGCCTCGAACTGGCGCTGGTGTCGATCGCCATCGGCTGCGTGATCGGCCTGCTGATGGCGTTTGCCTTGCTGTCCAGGCATCGCGCCTTGCGGGTGCTGGCATCGGTGTATGTGACGGTGATCCGTAACACGCCGATTCTGGTGTTGATTCTATTGATCTACTTTGCGTTGCCGAGTCTGGGGATCCGGCTGGACAAGATCCCGTCGTTCATCATCACCCTGTCGCTGTATGCCGGGGCGTACCTGACCGAAGTGTTCCGCGGTGGTTTGTTGAGCATCCCCAAGGGCCAGCGTGAAGCGGGGCTGGCCATTGGTCTGGGCGAGTGGCAGGTGAAAGCCTACGTCACCGTGCCGGTGATGTTGCGCAACGTGCTGCCGGCGCTGTCGAACAACTTCATTTCGCTGTTCAAGGACACCTCGCTGGCCGCCGCGATCGCGGTGCCGGAGCTGACCTATTACGCGCGCAAGATCAACGTCGAAAGCTACCGGGTGATCGAAACCTGGCTGGTGACCACGGCGTTGTATGTCGCGGCCTGTTACCTCATTGCCATGCTGCTGCGTTACCTGGAGCAGCGTCTGGCAATTCGCCGATAG
- a CDS encoding peptidylprolyl isomerase — translation MKAQARHILVKTAEEAEKLKQRIANGEAFDVLAKKFSTCPSGKRGGDLGEVRPGQMVGAIDAVIFKKPLRTVHGPIKSKFGYHLVQVFYRD, via the coding sequence ATGAAAGCCCAAGCCCGCCACATTCTGGTGAAAACCGCCGAAGAGGCTGAAAAACTCAAACAACGCATCGCCAACGGTGAAGCGTTCGATGTGCTGGCGAAGAAATTTTCGACCTGCCCGTCCGGCAAGCGCGGCGGCGATCTGGGTGAAGTGCGGCCGGGGCAGATGGTCGGCGCGATCGACGCGGTGATCTTCAAGAAACCGTTGCGCACCGTGCACGGGCCGATCAAGAGCAAATTTGGGTATCACCTGGTGCAGGTGTTTTACCGCGACTGA
- a CDS encoding sugar kinase encodes MNTLSPLGPNTPRIALIGECMIELQQRADGSLQQSFGGDTLNTAVYLSRAMGDKAQVDYVTALGDDSFSDAMCRIWADEGIGLDLVQRLPGRLPGLYCIQTDAAGERRFLYWRNEAAVRDCFTTPAAAPILAALPDYDALYFSGITLAVLGAQGREKLIETLIEARQRDARIVFDNNYRPRLWASVEEARAAYRSVLPHVDLALLTVDDEQALFHFEDCDAVFEAYAQIGTPEVVLKRGSEACLIRCDGEAFEVPAQKVKKVVDTTAAGDSFSAAYLASRLLGGSPTEAAQAGHLLASQVIQVPGALIPK; translated from the coding sequence ATGAACACGCTCAGTCCATTGGGTCCGAACACCCCGCGCATCGCGCTGATCGGCGAATGCATGATCGAACTCCAGCAACGTGCCGACGGCAGCCTGCAACAGAGCTTTGGTGGTGACACGCTGAACACGGCGGTCTATTTGTCCCGCGCCATGGGCGACAAGGCGCAGGTCGATTACGTCACGGCGCTGGGTGACGACAGCTTCAGTGACGCGATGTGCCGCATCTGGGCCGACGAAGGCATTGGTCTGGATCTGGTCCAGCGTTTGCCCGGTCGTCTGCCTGGTTTGTATTGCATCCAGACCGACGCTGCCGGGGAGCGCCGTTTCCTTTACTGGCGCAACGAAGCCGCCGTTCGCGACTGCTTCACCACGCCGGCGGCCGCGCCGATTCTGGCGGCGCTGCCCGATTACGACGCGCTGTATTTCAGCGGTATCACGCTGGCGGTACTCGGTGCGCAGGGGCGGGAAAAACTGATCGAGACCTTGATCGAAGCCCGTCAGCGTGATGCGCGAATCGTCTTCGACAACAACTACCGGCCACGCCTGTGGGCTTCAGTGGAGGAGGCGCGGGCGGCCTATCGCAGCGTGTTGCCCCATGTCGATCTGGCGTTGCTGACGGTGGACGACGAGCAGGCGCTGTTCCATTTCGAGGACTGTGATGCGGTGTTTGAAGCGTACGCGCAGATCGGCACGCCGGAAGTGGTGCTCAAGCGCGGGTCTGAAGCCTGTCTGATCCGTTGCGACGGGGAAGCGTTCGAAGTCCCGGCGCAGAAGGTCAAGAAGGTGGTGGACACCACGGCGGCGGGAGATTCGTTCAGTGCGGCGTATCTGGCGAGTCGCTTGCTTGGAGGGAGCCCGACGGAAGCGGCGCAGGCCGGCCATCTGTTAGCGAGCCAGGTTATTCAAGTACCCGGAGCTCTGATTCCGAAGTAA
- a CDS encoding amino acid deaminase, which produces MTTANNTAAVEKGDAAVGAQLVRDISLPALVLHREALEHNIRWMQTFVSDSGAELAPHGKTSMTPALFRRQLDAGAWGITLASATQTRAAYAHGVRRVLMANQLVGTPNMALIADLLAADSGFDFYCMVDHPDNVADLGAYFASRGVRLNVMIEYGVVGGRCGCRSEQEVIELAKAIGAQPALALTGIEGYEGVIHGDHAVSGIREFAASLVRLAVQLQDSGAFAIAKPIITASGSAWYDLIAESFEAQNAGGRFLSMLRPGSYVAHDHGIYKEAQCCVLDRRSDLHEGLRPALEVWAHVQSMPEPGFAVIALGKRDVAFDAGMPVPLLRYKAGVLPAVGDDVGACKVTAVMDQHAFMTVAPGVELRVGDIISFGTSHPCLTFDKWRVGLLVDEQLSVIETMETCF; this is translated from the coding sequence ATGACGACTGCCAACAACACTGCTGCCGTGGAAAAGGGCGATGCCGCCGTCGGCGCGCAACTGGTGCGTGACATCAGCCTGCCGGCGCTGGTGCTGCACCGCGAAGCGCTCGAACACAACATCCGCTGGATGCAGACATTCGTCAGCGACAGCGGCGCCGAACTCGCGCCCCACGGCAAGACCAGCATGACCCCGGCGCTGTTTCGTCGTCAGCTCGACGCCGGCGCGTGGGGCATCACCCTGGCCAGCGCCACCCAGACCCGAGCTGCTTACGCCCACGGCGTGCGCCGGGTGTTGATGGCCAACCAACTGGTCGGCACCCCGAACATGGCGCTGATTGCCGATCTGTTGGCGGCCGATTCCGGCTTCGATTTCTATTGCATGGTCGATCACCCGGACAACGTCGCCGATCTGGGCGCCTACTTCGCGTCGCGCGGTGTACGCCTGAACGTGATGATCGAGTACGGCGTGGTCGGCGGCCGTTGCGGTTGCCGTAGCGAGCAGGAAGTCATCGAGCTGGCCAAGGCCATCGGCGCGCAACCGGCGCTGGCCCTGACCGGCATCGAAGGTTACGAAGGCGTGATCCATGGCGATCACGCCGTCAGCGGCATCCGTGAATTCGCCGCCTCGCTGGTACGCCTGGCGGTGCAGTTGCAGGACAGCGGCGCGTTCGCCATCGCCAAGCCGATCATCACCGCGTCGGGTTCGGCGTGGTACGACCTGATCGCCGAATCGTTCGAAGCGCAGAACGCCGGCGGGCGTTTCCTCAGCATGCTGCGTCCCGGCAGTTACGTTGCCCACGACCACGGCATCTATAAAGAAGCGCAGTGCTGCGTGCTCGACCGTCGCAGCGACCTGCACGAAGGCCTGCGTCCGGCGCTGGAAGTCTGGGCGCACGTGCAGTCGATGCCGGAGCCGGGTTTTGCGGTGATTGCCCTGGGCAAGCGTGACGTGGCGTTCGATGCCGGGATGCCGGTGCCGTTGCTGCGTTACAAGGCCGGTGTGCTGCCAGCGGTGGGCGACGATGTCGGCGCCTGCAAGGTGACGGCGGTGATGGACCAGCACGCGTTCATGACCGTGGCGCCGGGCGTGGAATTGCGCGTCGGCGACATCATTTCCTTTGGCACTTCGCACCCATGCCTGACCTTCGACAAATGGCGCGTGGGCCTGCTGGTTGACGAGCAGCTGTCGGTGATCGAAACCATGGAAACCTGCTTCTGA